CATCGACCGGCTCCTCACCGCCTCCGTCGACGCCGGCGAGATCCCGGGCCTGTCCGCACTGGCTGTCACCAGGGACGGCACTCGCTACAGCGGCTCGTTCGGGGATCGCGCCGCTGGGGCACCGTGGACGGAGAACACCGTCACCTGGCTCGGCTCGATGACCAAGATGATCGTCGCTATCGGAGCATTGCAGCTGGTCGAACAGGGGCGGCTCGACCTCGACGCCGACCTCGGGACCTTGCTGCCAGCGCTGGCCGAGCCGAGAGTCCTGGAGGGTTTCGACGATGCCGGCCGCCCGAAGGTCCGCCCGGCGAACGGTGCGGTCACGTTGCGACGGCTGCTGTCACACACCGCGGGTTATGGCTATCACTTCTGGAACGCAGACGTCCTCCGCTACCAGGAGGCGGAGGGACTGCCCGGCATCATCGAGTGCCGCGAGGCGACACTGACCACCCCGCTGCTGTTCGACCCGGGTACGGCCTGGGAGTACGGCATGAACATCGACTGGGTCGGGAAGGCGATCGAGGCCGCCAGCGGCCAGGACCTCGAGCGGTACCTGCGCGGCTCGGTCCTCGATCCGCTGGGGATGTCGGCCACGAGTTTCCGGCTCGGCCCGGCGCTGCGCGATGAGCTGGCCGCGATGAACTTCCGGTCGCCCGACGGCCTGGTGCGGATCGAGTTCGAGATGACCCAGGAACCGGAGTTCCTGATGGCCGGGGGCGCGATGTACGGCTCC
This DNA window, taken from Mycobacteriales bacterium, encodes the following:
- a CDS encoding serine hydrolase domain-containing protein is translated as MTAPTVRTQDIDRLLTASVDAGEIPGLSALAVTRDGTRYSGSFGDRAAGAPWTENTVTWLGSMTKMIVAIGALQLVEQGRLDLDADLGTLLPALAEPRVLEGFDDAGRPKVRPANGAVTLRRLLSHTAGYGYHFWNADVLRYQEAEGLPGIIECREATLTTPLLFDPGTAWEYGMNIDWVGKAIEAASGQDLERYLRGSVLDPLGMSATSFRLGPALRDELAAMNFRSPDGLVRIEFEMTQEPEFLMAGGAMYGSPADYLTLLRMILGGGAVDGVRILREDTLTEALSNQIGDLTIGKITTVDPGSSNDVEFLPGTTKKWSLLGLLNVEETPGGRSAGSLFWAGLANSYYWVDRDRGNAGVLVTQILPFGDHAVLELFDRFENAIRTL